Proteins encoded within one genomic window of Candidatus Omnitrophota bacterium:
- a CDS encoding MlaD family protein produces the protein MIFGKSKLELKVGIFVFVGLLILTLFVLYIGDFKTMASTYEVSFLFNFANGVKIGAPVRFAGVDVGEIKEINFIQLPSKPKPVVQIIGLVKKDIKIPPDSSIWVNTLGLLGEKYIEIMPGNDFTKFVKPKQHIVGVDPIPMQEVSVLAKNIAQNLNEGIEKIVHKEGTLGKLLYEDKIYNELDALVTDVRKNPWKLLIKTKEKK, from the coding sequence ATGATATTCGGCAAATCAAAATTAGAATTAAAGGTAGGGATTTTTGTGTTTGTCGGGCTTTTGATCTTGACGCTCTTTGTTTTATACATCGGGGATTTTAAAACCATGGCCTCGACCTATGAAGTCAGTTTTCTTTTTAACTTCGCCAACGGCGTCAAAATCGGCGCTCCGGTAAGGTTTGCCGGCGTGGATGTAGGAGAGATTAAGGAGATAAATTTTATTCAACTTCCGTCTAAGCCTAAGCCTGTAGTGCAGATAATAGGCCTGGTGAAGAAAGACATAAAGATACCCCCTGATTCCAGTATCTGGGTGAATACCTTAGGGCTATTAGGTGAAAAATATATCGAGATTATGCCCGGGAATGACTTTACTAAATTCGTCAAGCCCAAACAGCATATAGTAGGGGTAGACCCCATTCCTATGCAGGAGGTTTCGGTATTGGCTAAGAACATCGCCCAGAATTTAAACGAGGGTATTGAGAAGATTGTCCATAAGGAAGGCACACTCGGCAAGCTCCTTTACGAAGATAAAATATATAACGAGTTGGATGCCTTGGTTACGGATGTAAGGAAGAATCCCTGGAAACTGTTGATAAAAACAAAAGAAAAGAAATAA
- the radA gene encoding DNA repair protein RadA, whose product MKTKTVFSCQNCGYQSPKWLGRCPDCNSWNSFVEEDYAAPSSKTKQRVALYKDEPVLLKDVEVREESRLKTGIAELDRVLGGGIVEGCVVLIGGDPGIGKSTISLQVSNQLTGGGHTVLYVSGEESVPQTKLRAKRLGAVKEGNLYIVNQTDLSLIVEYIKKINPDIVFIDSIQVIFDPVISSSPGSVSQVRECAGILTQLAKTTGTSIFIIGHVTKEGTLAGPRVLEHIVDTVLYFEGDRFSVYRILRAVKNRFGSTNEIGVFEMCSAGLKEVRNPSEIFLSERPRDVSGSVVVSILEGSRPLLVEIQSLVSKSSFGYARRRAQGFDYNRLSLLVAVLEKRIGLALEAEDIFVNVAGGIKIEDPAADLGVAVAIASAFRGQIVLADTIFLGEIGLAGEIRSISQVILRINEAEKLGFKRCLLPRNNYKNLDPAGETKMMQRDKKGSIELIPVATLSEALDIAAAGTTEKKLKSAEIRVKA is encoded by the coding sequence ATGAAGACAAAGACAGTATTCAGCTGCCAGAATTGCGGCTATCAGTCTCCCAAGTGGCTGGGCAGATGCCCTGATTGTAATAGCTGGAATTCTTTTGTGGAAGAGGATTATGCCGCGCCTTCCTCGAAAACAAAACAGAGGGTAGCGCTCTATAAAGATGAGCCGGTGTTGCTCAAGGACGTGGAAGTCAGGGAAGAGAGCAGGCTTAAGACCGGTATCGCAGAATTGGACAGGGTATTAGGCGGTGGGATAGTCGAGGGCTGCGTGGTATTAATCGGCGGAGACCCCGGTATCGGGAAATCCACGATATCCTTGCAGGTATCTAACCAGCTGACCGGAGGAGGGCACACTGTGCTTTATGTGAGCGGCGAAGAATCCGTGCCTCAGACAAAATTAAGGGCCAAACGCCTGGGCGCAGTTAAGGAAGGCAACCTCTATATAGTCAACCAGACAGACTTATCTTTGATTGTAGAATACATTAAGAAGATTAATCCTGATATAGTCTTTATCGATTCCATACAGGTGATTTTTGACCCTGTGATCAGCTCTTCCCCGGGCAGTGTCAGCCAGGTCAGGGAATGTGCGGGCATACTCACGCAGTTAGCTAAGACTACCGGCACCTCTATTTTTATTATCGGCCACGTGACCAAAGAAGGGACCCTCGCCGGGCCAAGGGTCTTAGAGCACATCGTGGATACAGTGCTTTATTTTGAGGGAGACAGATTCTCCGTCTACAGGATTTTACGCGCCGTGAAAAACAGGTTCGGCTCTACCAATGAAATCGGGGTATTTGAGATGTGCTCTGCCGGCTTGAAAGAAGTCAGGAATCCGTCGGAGATATTCTTATCGGAGAGGCCGCGTGATGTTTCCGGCTCGGTAGTTGTTTCTATATTAGAAGGCAGCCGCCCGCTTCTAGTAGAAATTCAGTCCCTGGTGAGCAAATCCAGTTTTGGTTATGCCCGCCGGCGCGCCCAGGGTTTTGATTACAACCGCTTAAGCCTTTTAGTTGCGGTCCTGGAGAAAAGGATAGGCCTGGCCTTAGAGGCAGAGGATATATTCGTCAATGTTGCCGGAGGGATCAAGATAGAAGACCCGGCAGCAGACTTAGGTGTCGCCGTAGCCATAGCCTCGGCCTTTCGCGGGCAGATCGTCCTTGCGGATACGATATTCTTAGGTGAGATAGGCCTTGCCGGAGAGATCAGAAGTATCTCTCAGGTTATCCTGCGCATAAATGAGGCAGAAAAATTAGGATTTAAACGCTGCCTATTACCCAGGAATAACTATAAAAATCTGGATCCCGCTGGCGAAACTAAGATGATGCAGCGGGATAAAAAAGGCAGCATAGAGTTAATACCTGTTGCTACATTAAGTGAGGCATTGGATATTGCAGCTGCCGGCACTACTGAAAAAAAATTAAAATCAGCAGAGATAAGAGTTAAGGCTTAA
- a CDS encoding ABC transporter ATP-binding protein — protein sequence MIEIKDLTKYFGKHKVLDKLSLTIEKGSTCVIIGRSGCGKSVLLKHIVGILQAESGQVLVGGQDISELNEKELDILRLKIGLVFQGGALFDSLTVGENVGFGLIEHTKIGQKELLERIEEALSLVGLGGIVNLTPAELSGGMKKRVALARAICIKPEIILYDEPTTGVDPITADGINELIKSLHDKLKVTSIVVTHDMKSAYRVADKIAMLYQGKIIAEGTVEEIQNTEHPIVHQFINGLSHGPITETLGTFR from the coding sequence ATGATAGAGATAAAGGATTTAACCAAATATTTCGGCAAACACAAAGTCCTGGATAAGCTTAGCCTGACTATTGAAAAGGGCTCCACCTGCGTGATTATCGGCCGTTCGGGCTGCGGGAAATCCGTTTTATTAAAGCATATTGTAGGTATACTGCAGGCAGAGAGCGGGCAGGTCCTGGTTGGCGGCCAGGACATATCCGAATTAAACGAGAAAGAATTAGATATCCTAAGGTTAAAAATAGGGTTAGTTTTTCAGGGCGGGGCGCTCTTTGATTCCTTAACCGTGGGCGAGAATGTGGGTTTTGGCCTTATCGAACACACTAAAATCGGCCAGAAGGAATTATTGGAGAGGATAGAGGAGGCGTTATCTCTGGTAGGCTTAGGCGGTATTGTAAATCTTACGCCTGCGGAGTTAAGCGGCGGCATGAAAAAACGCGTGGCCCTGGCCCGGGCAATCTGCATCAAACCCGAAATCATACTTTATGATGAACCCACCACCGGAGTTGACCCGATTACCGCAGACGGCATAAATGAACTCATAAAAAGCCTGCATGATAAGTTAAAGGTTACTTCCATCGTGGTGACGCATGATATGAAGAGCGCTTATAGGGTAGCGGATAAAATCGCCATGCTCTATCAGGGCAAGATTATTGCCGAAGGCACGGTAGAGGAAATCCAGAACACCGAACACCCCATAGTGCACCAGTTTATAAACGGCCTGTCGCACGGGCCGATAACCGAAACGCTGGGTACCTTTAGATAA